TGGTAAGAGATGATTTTGTATTAGCAACTCATAGAAAGATTTTCCAGCTAAGACATTGTTGAATGGGATTGGGTTGTGTGGGAGCatgtaaacattttttttttaagtgccaTTACAGGTGCAATACTATTCCTTACCTTGCAACTCTATGAGGTGAGTTTTTCTTAAGAGCAGctacttgaaataaaaatgttGAATGGTACGAAGGATGCCTTGGATACAAATAATGAAAAGGGGGCACACTCCTTTGGCACCTGTCTTCATAAAGTTTGGTCTTAGTGATAAGAAGAAATAAACAGTTTGACACATGCTTGATATATTTAATAACAACCGCCGTTCCAATTATAGTGTCTACTGCAATGTTTTGCGGATAGATATTTATAAGAGCTGCATTTTTTCTGCCTTTTCGTCTTCATCTCTGTGCAGTGTGTAATTTTTGTTGAAATATAACATTTtgttgttccttttcttttgcttttcttcCCCTTGAGATGATTCCCCATGCTGTGTACAACTGACAAATAATAAATCATGCAGTTGATGACAGCATGGGATCCAAAACTGCGTCAAGCTTGGAAGTCCAGTGGCATCAGCAATTACTCTGATGCAGGTAGGATTCCCATATGACATTTATCTGCCAACCttacaatgaatttttttatttgattgctaGGAAAAGATATCTCAATATGGTaagcaaaaatatcaaaactaagCTGGTGGGTTTTATAGCCCATCGAGATCTGCAAATAGCTATGTTTGCTTGTATGCAGTGCCTAAATTTGGTGCTTGAGCTATCTTTTTGGAGTTACATTTTGGATAGCCATGTGGTCTCATGTTGGTTATGTATCTTATAATCCAGACAATCtgtatgtttttgttattttttggagAAGCAACATTAATGCACTAATGTAGTGATAGCTTACTCGTTACATATGGTGGTAACATAGGGTTCACTTGCTTATGCAgggaaaacatatttatttgtcattattGATGTAGCTCTCCTTTCAGACATTAGTATCTCTTATGGTATTAGCCATTCTTTTTTGCTTGCTAAAGCATCAAGAGAAACTAACTGCTTTCTTGTGCTTTAATGGTTTTTAGAATTGCCAGAGTCTAATGGTTTCCTTATAATTGAAGCGAATGGTGGTTTGAATCAACAACGCTTATCGGTATGTTTTGTCTTTTAAAGTGAAGCTGACTTTATCCTTTGCTTTTAATCATTAAAAGGCTACATCTGAATGCGCTCTTGGTCTATTTATTGTCAAATCATCTGTCTTATAATTCATACCATTcactttatttccttttttttattaaaaaatccttttaatGCATACAGATATGTGATGCAGTTGCTGTGGCAGGATTGCTGAATGCTACTTTGGTCATTCCATTTTTTCATCTAAATAGTGTTTGGAGAGATTCCAGGTAATTACTGTTATTCCATGTTATTAATGTTATTATGCATGACCATCCCATCTCACTGAACAGTTTGCTTTATGATAGGTCATAAGTTTTCCTTGTTGGTTTCAAATATGTCTCTACCTTGGCCAATGACCAGTGCATTTAGAATATAATAAAGTTCTATCTTAGGAATTTTAAGTTGTAAAAACTTTCTCTTACAACCAATTGTTTGTTCAATTTtgcaatggaaaaaaatatgttggagCCAAGGCAAAGATCACAACTTTCACTTCCTTTCTCCGAGTTTCCTGACAGCTGTCAAGAACCTTTGGATCAAATGACACCTTTCTGCTTGTTTTAAGCAATCCTTGCATGGTGCATGATTATGTTCAACAATATAAGAAAACACAGCTTCCAAGCATTCGGAGAAATGGTGGCTTTATCTTTTTTCCTCCACCCTCATTCTGGTCATCTTGACTTTTCTTCACACTTGACTAATGTGACATTTTCTGTCACCAAATGCCAGCTCTTCTTTTTGAACACACAATTGAGGATTTTCTGCATGTTTGTTGTGTATCAGTTAGTATAACGGTAATGCAACCACATGTCTCTTATACTagaacataaacaaaataaaacttgatacATTCTGGTTGCTATTACGTAAATATATCACAACATGAGCAAGTTTTGTCACCAAACAGTATTTGTGCAActtgtttcttgttttattatataataggAATTTGTCCAATTTCTTTTCATGGTgaagttattatttttccttgcaAACATTTCACTATTTTCTATAATCAGATTTGTGAGAATTAATGCCAATACAGTTCTTGTTATCAtgactttttttctccttttttattttcaatgacaGTAAATTTGGAGAAATATTTGATGAAGATTTCTTCATACACGCACTTAAGAATAATGTGAAAGTAGTTCGAGAGCTCCCAAGTGATGTACTTGAGCAGTTTGATAATAACATAAGCAGCATAGTAAACTTAAGGGTAAAAGCTTGGTCCAGCCCGACCTACTATCTTCAGAAGGTTCTTCCAAAGCTGAGGCAGATGAGGTATGCAGttttactttttcttaattattgttGTTGACATTGTCACCGGGGACTGTTTCCCAAAGCTCCAAGGAAACAAAGAAATTACTAGTTGTTTGATTTTAAATGATATGTGGACATTTTACTTCAACTGAATAGCTGTGTATGCTTATCATTCTTATACACAATCACCTCTGACATTTAGGTAGAGGACATGGCTGGGGATGGTGTGATTTTGTAGTTTATGAGTTTTTCATGTGTCCCAcctgtttgtttcttttatagCTGGTCCTTGTTTGTCTTAAAAGTGCACAACAGtagtgttttatatttttgtgaaaaatgagaataatgaaagaaaaaaatatgaagagtgCTTGCCATGTTTATTCTACAGCACATGCATATGTTGATAAGTGGGACAACATTCATTTAAATAAATGCAACTTGTTTCTCCAAAAGCTTCATGAATAATCCTTAGTTACTAACGATGATTGGGAACAAAACAtccattttcctttaccttctCTGTTCTCATCTGTCAACATAGAGAAGGTAAGAATAAAAGAAATCCTATATGACTTTTAGCTTGATAAGCTAAATACAAATGAAGTACCACCACTGAAAAGAGTCACAAGGTCAGGTACTTCAAGTTGGGTGTTTTGTGATTGGGCTGAAGGAAAGTATTCATACAATTGTGGAAGCTTGTGGACTTTCAGATCTCTTGATAGATAAAGGTTTCAAGATGATATGATCTTGAGAGCAATGTCATGGTGTGTTGCGGGACATGAAGATTTGAAGAAAGGAAAGGAGAGAAAGGAATAAACAAAGGGGAGAGAAAGGAAGGACGAAGAGGAAGAGGGAGctgggaagaagaagagaaggagcaggagaagagagggaaaagaaaggaaggagGAAATCCAcagatttttcttaattcattataAACTATTTGTAATGTAAAAAGGGtacatataaatagtaaaacctTACACAACTAGAAATTGAGCTTATAGCCCACCAAATAAAATGTCCAACAATAACATAAATCAAGCCCAATAATAAAACCGAATGAAATCTAATAACACGAGCTTAAGCCCAATCTCCCAGCCGCCAAAGAGTGACGAGCTGAGCTATCCTCTGTTGTCTTTGACGATACACATGTGGAATGCATCTCAAGTTTGGCGTCTCACCATGATGTACTGCTTCTATCACAGGCAAGAAGGTTCCaaggtaatttttatttcacatgTGGAATGCATGTGGAATGCATCTCAAGTGGAATGCATCTAATAACACGAGCTTAAGCCCAATCTCCCAGCCGCCAAAGAGTGACGAGCTGAGCTATCCTCTGTTGTCTTTGACGATACACATGTGGAATGCATCTCAAGTTTGGCGTCTCACCATGATGTACTGCTTCTATCACAGGCAAGAAGGTTCCATAACTAGTGAAGGATAGAATCAaggtaatttttatttgctaGGAAAGCTATTATTATAGAACTGAAGGAGTGAAGGGACGatgcctttatttttgtttcaacttCAAGGACGAGTTTGAAGCAAGTCAGAAGTGTTGAAAGCTATTTTTATCATGGGAAGAGGGTAGCTGGACAGATGATTAAGAATATGGTATAGATGAAGGTGAAGACCATGGTTCATTCAATCCCATTTGGTGCATCTTGAGTAGATTGGGATCCCATGActtgtttttcttattcttgCCATTCCTTATCTTGATAGatgagaagacaaaaaaaaaggggttttTTGGTTAGCCGGTGGTTTGTTTTGAGGGAATCTAACCTCCACTGGTACCTAAAAGTTACTCTTAAAGCTTTTGGGAAAACCAAGGACTTATTTTATTCATGTCAAGACTCTTTTGATTAGAATAATGTTAAATAGGAAATTTAAGCAACTATACGTGCTCACAGTACATTACAAGGTATAACTGTCCATGACTTGTGTGCCTTTGTCTATGCAATTGCAAGTTCTCTTAGGCTGAAAAGGCACCAGATTGATGTTTTTTGGGTGACTTTTACATGGTGTGCTATGATTGTCTCAGTAAACATTGGAAAGCACATAAAAAACGATAAAATAGGTGTTTTCAGCCCAGACTACTTTGCAAAAGCATCTTTGCTGCGACAATAAACACATTTGAATGTGTGGAGAACACATTCAAAGTTAATGTTGACATAATCAGTTATGCTTGTTCCGTATTGCAAATGGACACTTCTGATTACCCACTTCTTGATACATGCATATGATGTAGAACACATGGCAAACACCCTTAACAGAAAAAACTTTCCTTCTAAcatgtaaaagaaaaggaataggTGCTTTAAATGAAATTGCAGATGATTTGTACTAAAGAAACCTCTTAGATATAAAAGAGGATGTTGTTTTGGACCATGTGTGCCAATCCAACATGGTATTTACTTGTACACACAAACGAACACTAGTAAACACACttgttttaaaagagaaaaaacaaataaggcaCCAGCATTGCCTGTATGCACTAGTCAAAGCTGACTCCCAGTCAGACCAGATAGCTTTGAAGTTTTTGCAGTTTGATGCTATTCTTTATAATGTGCGCAGTCAATTTCATGAACGTAAGATATATTTGTGGGCGCTAGTATGATTGTAGTTTTCTCTTTCTATCATGCAGGGCAGTACGCATTGCACCTTTCTCCAACAGGTTGGCACATGCAGTTCCTCCAAATATCCAGGGTCTTAGATGCTTAGCCAATTTTGAAGCCCTGAGGTTTTCAGAATCCATAAGAATGCTTGCAGAGCAGATGGTTGATCGGATGATCAAGAATAGTTCTCAAAGTGGGGGAAAATATGTCTCGGTGCATCTGCGGTTTGAAACGGTGCCATTCTTATTTCCTTATGTTTAAGGATGTACTGTTGTTGGTTTTCTAGCTATATCCTATGCTTTTCTAAAtgtcaatatttttatgaaaggaTATGGTTGCATTTTCATGCTGTGAGTATGATGGCGGGGAAGAAGAGAAACGAGAGATGGATATTGCACGAGAAAGTGCTTGGAGAGGAAAATTTAGGAGAAGGGGTAGAGTAATAAGGCCAGGAGCAAATCGTGTGGATGGAAAGTGCCCTTTAACTCCATTGGAGGTATTCGACTAACTTAATCCCTTTAATTGCTGTGAGACCCATCCAATATTCTTTagtcactatttttttaaagcaaatttcaaatttgtgaaaatatataatgatgCATTTTGTGTGATATTCTAGAAATAGATCATTTTACAGAATGTCCATCTGATCAGCAAATCAAGTTAGCACATATAAATTCTGGCTTCATGCCTGAAAATCTATGCCCATATGTTGACACTGAAAGTTTTAACTCTCCAAGCACACAAGAACAAGGAGTGGCCATTGGGGGCTGTGACTAGTGCCTATTCAATGAACATGTAGGATTCTTCTTTCATTCTTGAAAATCTGTCCGAATTTGTAAAAGTTGTCTGATGGTGCAGTTTACATGATGTTATAGAAATCAATTTTATTGGTTTCCATCtgatttgttaatttaatgAGCATGAACAGACCTGAAAGTGTATGCCCTTTCTCTTAACATTGCAAGCTATAACTTTTCTATGACACAAGAAAAGGGGGGAAATTGGGAGCTGTCACTAGCGTGGCTCTTTATTGAACAGGGTCAAGGAGGATTCCTGATGCTATAAAGTGCAGTCATTTTGTTCAGATTCATGCattatcaatcatttttttccttgaaatgaATTTTGGAAGTTTATCTTATATGCTCATTTTTTAACTTCGAAATATAAATTCCTTTTCTGTTTTCAATTATTAATCatgtattttgaaatttattctcTTACATATCCATCTAGTTCAAAACAAAGCTGTAATTTGTGATTTAAGTTCTTAAAAGACTTACCAATTAAGATGGATCACCTTGCTTGCTATTGAAGGTAGGGATGATGCTTAGGGGAATGGGTTTTGATAATACCACCTCAGTATATGTCGCAGCAGGTAATATTTATAAAGCAGAGAAGTATATGGCTCCACTTAAACAGATGTTTCCACGTTTAGAAACGAAGGACACATTAGCTACCGCTGAAGAACTTGTGCCATTTAAGGTATCAAACTAGTTCTATATGCACTTGTAGTCTGCAATTTTCCCTACTGTCATTGAGTCAACACCTACTGTGAAAAGTAAAATAGAAATTGGTAAAAGACATGAATAAATCAATCTTTGTAATACTGAAGTATGTGATGTAGGGCCACTCGTCTAGGTTGGCTGCTCTTGACTACACGGTTTGCCTGCATAGTGAAGTCTTTGTCACAACACAAGGTGGGAACTTTCCACACTTTTTAATGGGTCACAGGCGCTATTTGTATGGAGGGCATGCCAAGACAATCAATCCTGACAAGAGAAAGTTAGCTCTCTTATTTGATAAACCCACAATCAGGTATGCAATTCAGTTTCTATTTCATTTCTGAACCTTATGTGTAGCATTTAGCACTTATGTGGGGGCTTAAAGCTGTTTAGCCAATAATCTACTTGGTTACAAGGATTGTTAACCTGTTCCTGTTGTTGGTGAGATAAAGAGACAGCAAAACTTGAGTAAAGATAGATTCAAATCATGATGTAAAAGGAAGAGTGAGAAGTGGACAACAATTCCATACATTCTGGACTTCTATTTTGTCCCCATTTCGACAGAAACACTTGCTGGATCTACCATTCATAACTCAGACATAAAATTTGGCGTGCTTTTAAAGATTCCTGATGACGTTTCTAATTGTTTTGCTAGTCAAATACAAAATTCTGTGATCTATTCTCACACACGTCTTTCAACAGGCCTCCATGTTTTGAGCATTATGTAGTAAAGGATCATTatctttttgtcttatttttttgcaGATGGGAGGTCTTCAAGCGACAGATGCAAAATATGCTTCGCCACAGTGATGTGAAGGGCTCTGAATTAAGAAAGCCCAGTGCATCACTTTACACATTTCCCATGCCAGATTGCATGTGTAAACAAACTGAAGCTAGACAACAAGACAGTGACAGTTGATTTTAAGACTGGAATAGTAGATTACTCCTAGAATTACAGATTCTATAtgcatataattttctttgtatcatcaaaattaacaaccacaaaaaaaaaactcctacaattataattatttctttcattaGAATTGAGATGATAGgtttatagttttgattttttgaggTTCACTGTCGCATTGTAACTGAAATTGTCGGAAATTGCTCTAAATGATGTGTTTGAAACTGTACTTGAACAGAATTTCCATGTATTCAATTACATTCTTCACTTTGAATTCTTCAATCTATATTCTCTTCCCAGATCTTTGTgtgttgatttcttttttaggtCGTACCGGATATTGGCTTCATCACTATTCACAGATGCAACTGGAACAGTTGTTGAGAACAGCACACTGAAGACAGTAAAAATCCTTCTTGCTTCATTGGGGCTGCCACAAGAAGGTAGGTAAATGAACATGCCTAGGGTTTTATCTCAATGCAAGCAAGTGATTGGGGTGGCATTTGTACAAGAGACGTAGGGCTCTCAACACCTTCAACTTTAAGATACTACGGTGGGACTTTATGTTTTGTTTGTCATGGAATCTCGAAATCTCAAAATCATGGAAAAATATCATCTTTGCTTTGCATTTAGAAATCCCAGGTGCTGATTCagaaatattattatgttttaataatttaagattcTCAGTGTCTGGAATTCCACTTCTTGCcgatttagttttttctttcgtttttttgaacaattagaaaaattatataatagaattgattttaattataaattgaagGGAAATCACACTTCAAATCATGCtgtttaatcattattttttcacttaGGCTCCATAGTTTACATTTCAAATCATGCTGTTTAACATCCTGGAGTTCGTAATACTTTACATCTTTACTATATCATGCTAAAGAAATCAACAAAGAagatcaaattatttaaaagattacaattatattttaattaatgaataaaaagcTATTATATtaactattataattttatcatcaaattaaaaaaaaaaacctagtcaCCATCCACacctttttctcctctcttttctcttctcatctttttctcctctcttttctcttgaaTTGCGTGGAGATATAATATGATTTCTTATTAAGATTTCTTCTATACCCGACAACCCATAACTTTTctctatttattaaaagataatatattaaagataatgatagcttttttttatttaaaaatatattaaaataatatttatttatttatttttaaaattttatttttaatatttgtatattaaaacaatttaaaaatatataaaaaattaatttaaaatattttttaaaatctttaggCCATTTACACGAGTGTTGGAAACGTAAACCaacttatattttcaaaaaattcaaaatatttttgttaaaaattatttttttaatgttttgaatctttttaatatgctaattttaaaaataatttttaaaaaataaaaaaaatattattttgatacatttcagaataaaaattattttaaaaagtaatcacaactacactttcaaatataattaaaaaaaaagaagaaaatataacGATAAAAACTCCCAACTTCCTTTAAAAGAAAGCCAAAAGCTCTATAGGCTGAAATCAATATTAAAGCAAGCCATCATTGTTTAAACATCGGTTTTTGAAATTTGGGATTAGAGTTTAGTCAAGGTTAGGTTTGGAGTTTGCGTTTGATATTTGAGATTTGAAGTTTAATTAGGTTTAGAGTTTGTTTACATTTAAGATTTGAGATTTAGCTAGGTTTAAATTAGGTTTATGGTTAGTGtttggaatttgaatttgaatttgaaatataagataaaaatcagcttgtttgtttaaaatatttttgtaaaaatttaaatttattttattttataatcttaaattattttaatgttttgattttaaaaatattttttttaaaaaacgaaaTCGTTTAGAAGATGACGTAGATATTATAAGTCCTCCCCCGATTCCCCGAACTACCGAGCCTGACAGTCTCTCTCTTCACTGTAAAAGGACCCCACTTCATTTCTTTTAACAAACTCCAGCTCCAAATTCCTCAAAAAGAATCCCAATTCAATTCCAATTCTTCGATGTTCCATTAACCAAGCCCTAAAATATGagctccaccaccaccaccaccacttcccCAACCACCAACAGCACCGCCATCAATTCGAATTCCAAGAACGGCAGCAATCAAGATCCAGGCTCCTACTTCATAGACGTAGCACGGCAATACTCATCACCAATTGGCGGAGAAACAGAGCTTGAACCAAAGGAGTTAAACACGTTGAACAGCTCTGGAGGGTTTCTTGTTGTATCGACTGATAAATTGAGTGTTAAATACCCAAGTGTGAATCTTCATGGTCATGACGTTGGTGTTATTCAAGCCGATAAACCGGTGCCGGATAAACGACttgtttattattttgagatttttgtaAAGAATGCTGGTGCTAAAGGACAGATTGCTATTGGTTTTACTAGTCAGGGTTTCAAGATGAGGAGACAACCTGGGCAaggcttttctttccttccttctttttttaagtaatttgttttgttatttgtaaTGTAGAGTTAGTGAGAAATgcaattagggttttttctcCGGCTCTTGATAGAATTTTAGTTGCTAATCACGGGAGGTAATGGATTAGGTTTATAAGATTTAACATTTTGGAGCGATTAAAAAGTTGGATattaagtatttatttattaaatacttttggttcatgaaaaaatttaaaagaaggtaaaaaaaagggtgttttatactttaaatgttcTTTTGAAGGTATAATAGGCAGAAGTTCTTGATTGGAAATGTGGGTTTTTGTTCTTGTGCACTGTATGCAAGTTTGAATTGCAATGAGTTGTTAACTATAATAATGCTGAGATTCACCAGttgtttctttcaaatttttatttggttgagCAGGTGGGAAGCAAACAGCTGTGGATATCACGGGGATGATGGGAATCTTTATAGTGGACATGGGAAGGGAGAGGCATTTGGCCCAACGTTCACGACCAATGATACAGTTGGTGCTGGTATCAACTATGCTTCACAGGAATTCTTTTTCACGTAAGGAAGTTGCTCACTTTGGTTAGTTTGTGTTGTTGATATCAAACTCCTGTTGCATGTGGACACTGAGTGATTAATAAGTCTATTTTCTGAACTCTTCTTCTGTTACCATGCTACTCATTATTACATGTTCTCTTTGTGCTGATATCAGTAAAAATGGAGCGGTAGTTGGTGGAGTGTACAAGGAGATAAAGGGCCCGTTGTTTCCTACTGT
This genomic interval from Populus nigra chromosome 11, ddPopNigr1.1, whole genome shotgun sequence contains the following:
- the LOC133706376 gene encoding O-fucosyltransferase 9 isoform X3, whose translation is MLMTAWDPKLRQAWKSSGISNYSDAELPESNGFLIIEANGGLNQQRLSICDAVAVAGLLNATLVIPFFHLNSVWRDSSKFGEIFDEDFFIHALKNNVKVVRELPSDVLEQFDNNISSIVNLRVKAWSSPTYYLQKVLPKLRQMRAVRIAPFSNRLAHAVPPNIQGLRCLANFEALRFSESIRMLAEQMVDRMIKNSSQSGGKYVSVHLRFETDMVAFSCCEYDGGEEEKREMDIARESAWRGKFRRRGRVIRPGANRVDGKCPLTPLEVGMMLRGMGFDNTTSVYVAAGNIYKAEKYMAPLKQMFPRLETKDTLATAEELVPFKGHSSRLAALDYTVCLHSEVFVTTQGGNFPHFLMGHRRYLYGGHAKTINPDKRKLALLFDKPTIRWEVFKRQMQNMLRHSDVKGSELRKPSASLYTFPMPDCMCKQTEARQQDSDS
- the LOC133706376 gene encoding O-fucosyltransferase 9 isoform X1 codes for the protein MHGYSRLGNAGATGRAVTTTPTPSPPSSPRLRHSRSSGKSNSSPGGGFSGGGGGGGGRGGGGKQHVVERLMFMVVTVVLRRRGLLLFAPLLYVAGMVLYMGSLNFDVNLKNGGVVVRKRAPPGTVYRSPKVFDKLWPYMEAENNGSHNALMTAWDPKLRQAWKSSGISNYSDAELPESNGFLIIEANGGLNQQRLSICDAVAVAGLLNATLVIPFFHLNSVWRDSSKFGEIFDEDFFIHALKNNVKVVRELPSDVLEQFDNNISSIVNLRVKAWSSPTYYLQKVLPKLRQMRAVRIAPFSNRLAHAVPPNIQGLRCLANFEALRFSESIRMLAEQMVDRMIKNSSQSGGKYVSVHLRFETDMVAFSCCEYDGGEEEKREMDIARESAWRGKFRRRGRVIRPGANRVDGKCPLTPLEVGMMLRGMGFDNTTSVYVAAGNIYKAEKYMAPLKQMFPRLETKDTLATAEELVPFKGHSSRLAALDYTVCLHSEVFVTTQGGNFPHFLMGHRRYLYGGHAKTINPDKRKLALLFDKPTIRWEVFKRQMQNMLRHSDVKGSELRKPSASLYTFPMPDCMCKQTEARQQDSDS
- the LOC133706376 gene encoding O-fucosyltransferase 9 isoform X2, with product MHGYSRLGNAGATGRAVTTTPTPSPPSSPRLRHSRSSGKSNSSPGGGFSGGGGGGGGRGGGGKQHVVERLMFMVVTVVLRRRGLLLFAPLLYVAGMVLYMGSLNFDVNLKNGGVVVRKRAPPGTVYRSPKVFDKLWPYMEAENNGSHNALMTAWDPKLRQAWKSSGISNYSDAELPESNGFLIIEANGGLNQQRLSICDAVAVAGLLNATLVIPFFHLNSVWRDSSKFGEIFDEDFFIHALKNNVKVVRELPSDVLEQFDNNISSIVNLRVKAWSSPTYYLQKVLPKLRQMRAVRIAPFSNRLAHAVPPNIQGLRCLANFEALRFSESIRMLAEQMVDRMIKNSSQSGGKYVSVHLRFETDMVAFSCCEYDGGEEEKREMDIARESAWRGKFRRRGRVIRPGANRVDGKCPLTPLEGHSSRLAALDYTVCLHSEVFVTTQGGNFPHFLMGHRRYLYGGHAKTINPDKRKLALLFDKPTIRWEVFKRQMQNMLRHSDVKGSELRKPSASLYTFPMPDCMCKQTEARQQDSDS